In uncultured Methanobrevibacter sp., the following proteins share a genomic window:
- a CDS encoding MIP family channel protein, with amino-acid sequence MKKYIAELIGTLVLVLFGCGSAAIAGSVLGNLGIALAFGLSIVAMAYVIGDISGCHVNPAVSIGMWIDGRLETKDLIMYIIFQCIGAIIGIAILAVIINSAPSLGGYTATGLGQNGFGSASSVGLDVVGAILVEIILTFVFVFTVLGVTKKAENGAVAGIVIGLTLAFVHILGIPLTGTSVNPARSLAPALFLGGQALQQVWVFILAPVIGAIIAGIFYKGLTAEDV; translated from the coding sequence ATGAAAAAATATATAGCAGAATTAATAGGAACACTGGTTTTAGTCCTATTCGGTTGTGGAAGTGCAGCCATAGCAGGATCTGTTTTAGGCAATCTAGGAATCGCTTTAGCATTCGGTTTATCTATAGTTGCTATGGCTTATGTGATTGGTGACATTTCAGGATGTCACGTCAATCCTGCAGTATCCATCGGTATGTGGATTGACGGAAGATTAGAAACAAAAGACCTGATAATGTACATTATTTTCCAATGTATTGGTGCAATTATCGGTATTGCAATTTTAGCGGTTATTATCAACTCCGCTCCAAGTCTTGGAGGATATACTGCAACAGGCCTTGGTCAAAACGGATTTGGCTCCGCATCAAGTGTTGGTCTCGATGTTGTAGGAGCAATATTGGTAGAAATAATCTTAACCTTTGTATTTGTATTTACAGTACTTGGAGTTACTAAAAAAGCAGAAAATGGAGCTGTTGCAGGTATTGTTATCGGTTTAACCCTTGCATTTGTACACATTTTAGGCATTCCTTTAACCGGTACATCAGTTAACCCTGCACGTAGTTTAGCACCTGCTCTTTTCCTTGGCGGACAGGCATTACAACAAGTTTGGGTATTTATTTTAGCTCCGGTAATTGGTGCAATCATTGCAGGAATTTTTTACAAAGGATTAACCGCAGAGGATGTTTAA